A stretch of DNA from Falco biarmicus isolate bFalBia1 chromosome 6, bFalBia1.pri, whole genome shotgun sequence:
TTCTAGTCTTTTatctaaataaaacacaagtttCAGGTGcattcactgcagaaaaaaataaaggaattaaaTGCAAACTGTTGATTAAGTAGTTTTTATTGTTTACAGAAGCTAATTTCAGGATTTTAGTAGGAAATGTCATATATCAGAGAATTAGCAATTTGCACATCTAATTAATTAGTCTTcgacattttaaattttattaccAAGGGTTTATgacatattttttccagaagttttgcaaatcagtatttaaatacagaaaataaaatgccatcCTTAATTAGCTGCACTGGAATGCTCATCAGTTGTTTCCTTTAAGGATATATTCTCCTCAAAAGCAGTGCCTGGTACGAGCCCGATCCTGTTGTAGTGCGCAGAATACTTTAAAGGTCTGAGTGAGGGCTCTAGTTTCATACTTAATaaacgggggtgggggggtggggggggtgggggggggagtggAAATTTGTTCTGATCCCTTCTTACCAACGAATTTGAAAACAGGAATGGAGAAGGAATTTCCTGTATCCAGCAGAGGAATATTATCTCCAGGCTTACCTGATTGCAGAATTTGACTGCAGCAGCCCAGGTCAGCCTTCTCATCCCTTTCTCGTTACTGCCTCATATTGCCCTGCTTCTGGAAACCAAATTTATGATAAACACAAGAACTAAAATAGTCTTTTAACCTATTCATTTTGGGGAAGTCCGAGTGTCAGCTGACAAGATGCTATCAATCTGAACTATACTGTCAAGCTAAATGTAAGCCGGTAGTGTATTTGGAGCAAAATCAGCACACGGTTAGGGAATCTCGGCTGTCCTCtctaaaacaaaatgaacacCGTTTAGAAACAACCAGTTTCAGCTTTAGCACCCAGCCCGGCATAGCACAGCCCGTTCGTAGCAGCACCCGTCTCACAGACAGCTGGCTGAGCGCTTTCCTGAACGCAGCATTCTGTGTTTCTTCAATACCATCAACCTTATTATAACGGTAACAGTTGTAACTATTTCTATGCTGAAAACACGTTGTCAAATATCtagattaaattaaaagcaagcagaaataGCAAAAACTAATAGCTACAAGCCATAAAAGCTAATAGCCTTCTAATAAACCCGAAAGAAAAGCATATAATTTTGATTTAACCAATATTCCTGTCATGAATCAGATTCTGTGTTGCCCGCCAGGTCAGTAAAGTCCAGGGGAGCACAagatataatattttttcacaGTAACGCTACGCAAGAGAGAAGTGCATCCAATTTCCGTACCAAACTCTATGAGAATTCAAAATCGGGCACTGCCTTAAAGTACATCCATTAATTAAAATCCGATCTTTGAAACCACACAATTTCCATTCCGAGAAGCCTCTAAAAACCGCACCTGTCCCGCGGGCCGGCAGCAGAGGCCGACCGTGCCGCTGCTATGACACGTTGGGGTATGCGGGGTCGCGGCTCCCGTGGCCCCGCGCGATGCGGGGGCCGTGCGGGATGCTCTCGCACCTGATCCCCTGCGCGCTCCCCGGCAGTGTGGCTTTCCAGCGAGGGTGCGTTTCCCTCCCTCAACAAATCTCTCTGCCTTTACGAGAACAGGAATTAAAAGGCGGGGGATTGCATGTGAATTTGATGTAGCTACCTCTCAGCTACCATTTTCGCCCTTGTCCGACGCCCCGATTAGGAAAACATTCGCTTTTCTGACTTCCGGGGATTAATTTCGTTgcgccggcggcgggggagTTTTGCTGTTGACTGAACCGGGACAGCGGTACGCCCGGAGCTTCTCTGCAGTCCTCTCCGAAATGCCCTTAGTCGGGGGGATGGCGGGCACTTGCCCGGGTGGggagaggcggcggcggcgagcgcAGCCAGCCCGCCCCGGGGCAGCGCGGCCCTTACCCCGCCGAGCGCACCCGCCGCCGcgacggcccggcccggcctcgcCGCTCCCGCGGGTCAGCCGGCGAGTGTCCGGGCGGCTGTCCTCCCACCGGCTGCGCCCACGGACGGCACTGCCCACGCACCGCTCTGCTGCGCTGAgacctttcctttcctccttctttctcagtttcttctctttctttcatttcattctttctttctttctttctgtctttctgtctttctctgtttttctctgttcttctttctctttctttcttttccttccttccttccttccctccccctctctctttcttttactattttccctttttttctttcttttccctttccttctctctcgcgctttccctccctctctgtcTCTCCAGCATCAGCAAAGTAACAGCGGCGAAGGAAAGCAGCGGGGGAGGCTGGGCTCGCCGGGAAATATTACAGCCAGCAATCGTActggagcagtgctgccctttTCCGAAACGATTTCTCTGGCGAGGCTCCCTGTGCCCGGGGTTCAACCTTGAGTTACTTTCTAAATCCTTCCTTTGCCCTACGGCGACTCCGAGCAGAGCCGAGCCCCGCTGCCCCGTCCCGGGAGGGGGATGCTGCGGCCGCGCAGGCGGGGCTGGCCCGCCCGCCCGAGCCCGTTGCGGAGCAGCGACAACACCgggaagggggagagaagaaatattCGTAATATCCCTCCGAGTGACGACCCGACCTTTCCTTCCATCCCAGCGTCCGCCCCTCTCTGTCCCGCGGTGCACCGGCGGCTCGGTAGGCCGGTAtcgccccccagccccatctcGATGAGGCCCCAGGCccgggaggggagcggggctcGCCGGAGCAGCCCGCCCTGCCGGAGGGGAGGACGGGACCCCTCCTGTTGCTTCCCCCGACGgcatcttttctctttcctcttttctgtccCCGTCGGACTTGGAACTCCCCAAACAGAGCTGCGCGTCTTCTCTGGAGCGGCGGACGCGGGGCCGGGGTTTTCCCCCGATCCAGCGCGTTCGCCTGCGCCGCCACCGTGTCAAGTTTTGCTCATTTGCTTCATCCCGGCTCCACgggagggaagggctgagggaggAGGAGTGGGCAGCCCCCGGGAGCCCCCCGGAGAGCGGCCTTGTGGGCAGGAGAGGCCGCTCGACACCCCCCCGCGGGGTGCGGAGGCCGGCGGCACTGGGGGCCCCGGGCCCGGCCAGGTCCCTCGCCTGCTCGCCCGGCAGAGCTCTCAGCGGGGGGAGCAGCCTGGGGGCGATCACAGCTTTCGCGGCGGAAGCGGGATAAGCCGAGGTCGCGTTCAGTTATTTCTGATATATTCTCctaaacactttttcttttctttcctttcctttccttttccttcccttttcctttcccttttccttttctccttctcactGCGGGATTTACTGACAGCGCTGAAATCAGGCGGCTTTAATTTTGCTCAGCAGACTAAGCACAGTTAGACTCAGCCGGATCAAAGTGTCCCTCTTTTCCTGGCTCCTCGGCTCTTCTCGGGACCTGGAGACTACGGAGGAACGAGGTCCTTCCAGAGAGGTTTCCCCTGGGCCCTACGCGCCTGTTGGCGGGTGGAAACAACCCGACGGCTCCTCCCGGGAGAGCGGGGCTCCAGGGCCGGCTCCGGGAGCGCCAGGGCCCTCCCGCCGCGGGCGGCTCCCGCCCCGTCCCGCTGGCAGCCCCGCACTCACCGCGCAGGCACCACCGGGGGCTGGGCAGATCCGGTGGGGGACCGCACTGCCTTCGCCGGGCACGCACACGGTTCGGGCAGGCTGCTTTCGACGCCGTCCCTGCGGGGGCATCCTCCCCCCGCGCCCGGCAGAGCCCCGCAGACGGCCACGCCGACTCAGCCCGACCCcggggcagaggcagagccacCGCCCGGCGGGCGCTTGGCACGGCCGGAGGCTGGGTCAGTGACACCTGCCCCGGGTGCCCCGCCAGCCCTACCCGGGAGAGCCCCAACCTTCCCGGCCCCACGacccccccccttccccgccaGCGAAGGTCCCGCCCAGGCTGCGGCCGGTGCCCGGAGCCAGGTTACTTACTGGCGCGAACGCCTGGGGCTGTTTTGCAGCGCTGCCCCCCGGGGCCGGCTCCCCGCCtgcggccggcccggcccgcctgGAACGCAGCCTCTCGGTCCCGCCGCCGGCTGctccggccgccccgccgcgccgccctcCCGCCGGAGCCCCGGGggctgccgcccgcccccgAGCCGGCCCTCCCGGCCGgccgcccctcccgccgccgaGCGCACCGGCTCGCCGCCGCACCCCGGCTTTCCCCGTTTATTTAAAGGGGGTCGCTGGCCCGGGGGGAGGCGGGTTTCCCAGCGCGCATCTTCCCGCGGAGGCTGCCCCCCGGCTGCCCGAGTAATCGGTCATTTTAACAAAGCGGCGACCCAGGTACGAGCCAATTGCGGCCAGCCCGGCCAGGCGAGGGCCAGCCGGTGCCACTCCACAAACCCCGGCCGGGGGGGAccgggggagggggagggaagggcaaACAAAGCGGGGAGCCGCGCCGGAGCCGCGCACGCCGCAGGACGGGGGCGACCGACAgtcccccaccccctcccgcCGGAGCGGGGGGACTTCCCCGAGCGGCTCCTGCCCGCTACCGCCCGCGGCCGGGGTttccccgccggccccgggcaggcgcgcagccccccgcagccccttGCCTCCCTACTGTGGACGGGATGCGGTTTTATATTGGAAatgaggggcagggggaggagatGGCGTGCACACGGAGCGATGAGTGTGCGGTGTCAATCAGAGGGGTTTTGTGTCTCCTTGACTCCTGATGGTCCGTGGCTGAGGTGTCCCGGGTGGCACCACAATGAATATGAATAGGGGTCCTTGCTAAATGGGACAGTCAAAGCGCACCGCCCTGAATAATGGCACGTCATCCTAACTAGACCATTATACATAGGAAGGCTCCTTTtgtctctgctctctgctgcagctctaTAAAAGCCCCTCTTTTTCAGACTGAGGTTAGTCCAAGCATACACTAACTAGCCATCCTGTAAACAGGCTGAGTAACCGGGGGGAGACAGAGAGTGAAAGAGAGATTGGTGAGagagggggctgaggggctttttttcctcttcctccagcatTTCCAGCCCTTCGCTGGCAGACCCTGCCATCCGTTTATTTCTTTTTCGTTCCGTTTTCGTTGATTTTTGAAGGAGAGTTGTCTTGTTCGCCACCTCCAGAGCAGGGAAGAGTTTCTTGCTCAGAAGCCCGAATACAATGAATTCTGACTCCAGCTCTGTCTCCAGCAGAGCTTCCTCGCCAGACATGGATGAGATGTACCTGAgagaccaccaccaccaccaccaccatcaccaccaccaagaCAGCCGTCTCAACTCCGTCTCCTCCACCCAGAACGACCTGGTGCAGAAGATGTCTGGGGAAGGCCTCTCCAGGAACGGCTCCAAGGCCggaggggaaggcagcaagTACAAAATCAAGAAGCAGCTCTCGGAGCAGGACCTGCAGCAGCTGCGGCTGAAGATCAACGGCCGGGAGCGTAAGAGGATGCACGACCTCAACCTCGCCATGGACGGGCTGCGGGAGGTGATGCCCTACGCCCACGGACCTTCTGTGAGAAAACTCTCCAAAATCGCCACCCTCCTGCTAGCCAGAAACTATATCCTGATGCTCACCAGCTCCCTGGAGGAGATGAAGAGGCTGGTGGGGGAAATCTACGGGGGGCACCACTCGGCCTTTCACTGCGGCACCGTGGGACACTCCGCGGGGCACCCGCCCCACGCCGCCGGCACCGTGCACCAGGTGCACCCCATCCTCGGCAGTGCCTTGTCCTCCGCCaacacctcctcctccctctccgCCTCCCTGCCGGCCATCGGCACCATCCGGCCCCCCCACTCCCTGCTCAAGACCCCCtcgaccccccctgccctgcagctcgGCAGCGGCTTCCAGCACTGGGCGGGCTTGCCGTGCCCCTGCACCATCTGCCAGatgccccccccgccccacctcTCGGCCCTCACCGCCTCCAACATGGCCAGGATCTCGGGGGAGACCAAGGACCTCCTGAAGTGACTCGGCggggcccccccggcccccgggcTGCGCCGGAGCCGGCGCTCCTacgggcggggagggggctgcggccgggccccccccgcgccgccgaCGGacctgcccccgctgccccccgccccgccaaCTCCCCCTATAACACGGGATTAGTGTAGTAAGGACCTTGCAAAGGTAATGTTTTAGCCGGTTCCTCGGGCGATGTTTTCTTATTATACTAAACCGGAAAAAATGTCCCtgttgtaaaaataataataatgataataataataataataataaataataataataataatgccgCTGATGGTGATCACATGTAAATACTTCCTTAAAATGGatgcaaaagggggaaaaaaaagacatggttGTCATTGTAGTGTTTGCAGCTACCAAGAGACTAAGTATCAGTTTGGGGCTTCTTCTTTTTGCcggcttttccttcctttcctttcgCACGGCGACACCTCGGGCCCCCCCGGCTCCAAACCTGGCCGCTGCAGCGCAGCGGCGGCCCGAGGTAGCCCAGCGAGTGCATGCATGCTGCCCGCCTCTGATGCCACCCGTGGGCACCGGCCACGCGTGGCTTCCCTGGCAACAAGGACTTCGAGCGAAAAGTTTTGTGggtgtggggtttgggtttgagttttgtgtttatttgtgGTTcgtttcccccacccccccatcccacccccccacccccccgatTTGGTTGCGATGAGGTTTTGTTTGAGGTTTTCTTTgaggttctttttcttcttccctctgtgtccacttaaaaaaaaaaaaaaaaagggaaaaataacgggggggggggggggggggggggaggacaCGCCACGCCGCGATTagtgcaaaacacagcacaaccCTTCTGCGGGTCTGTTTTGCCAAatctcccctctcctgctctcGGTGAAGTGTGCTAGTTCAGCTGGCTGGGGTACTCGTCACTTATTTCTCTTGTTGGCTTTGGGTTTGCTctggtttgctgcttttttggtttggtttggttttggtttggtttggttttgcatgcGGGGTCAGTTCGTGCCAGATTAGTGACTTGTATAACTAAATGGAATCTTCGttgctgtttatttccttttcgGTACGTTTTCCTGGACATTTGCTTGAAATACTGTTATTATTAAtttcgtttgtttgtttgtttgtttttggttaGGGCCTCAAAGACAAGACcgtgtctttattttttatatattcttgATAACTATCGATATATTTATTATTGACCAGTGTTTCTGGATGagatttccaaataaaataaaaagttaattaCAAGCTGCCTGCTTCGCCTTTGTCTGGGACTGGAAGCTGAGAAAAGGCGCCGTATTTGATCGCTTTGGGTTTTGCCACGACTTTTTCTGACCCAGCCGGAGGAGGCTGGCAAATCTCCGTGTGTGGCTCTGGAGCTGGCCGGCCCCGGGAGCAGCAGCAAACCCGACAGCGGTCGCCCACACGTCCCCCGGTGTGTGCGGGCTGCCCCGTGTCACCCCGGGCTGGAAGGCGGCGGGGAGTTCATCACCCCATGGATGGTCCGACAGCCGGTGCCCGGCGGCGGGAGGACGGGTcgcgggcacagctgggcaggggggctggTGCGGTTGTAGGCAAAAAAGGGGcaataactttctttttttttctggacatcCAGCTGTCAGTCTTTCTCCGGGAGGGACATGGCAAGCGGGACAGGCAGCTCCGCCACGCCGGGAGCGGTGCTCCGCAGGGAGCCGGGCGGTGTGGGTGCGGGCAGGGGAGCGGGACACTCGGGGGAGCGCAGCCGGCTGCTGCCAGCGACCCCCAGCTCCGCACATGACAGCGGGGTCCTGCACCCCTCGGCCAGGCACCCCCGGCCCTCCGCTGTATGCGGAGGGGCTGTCCGGGAGGGACCTGAAGAAACACGGAGAAGGCGACTTTCCCGGGGTCGCGAGCTGAGTGGTGACAGGGGAGGGTGTGTGCGTGTGGGGCATTTAAATCGAAATGCGAAAACGACTTTGGGAAGGCATGTCTGGGTAATCCGTGCTGGTGAACGGGCCGTGCAATACTGCAGCAACCAAATCCTCGTTAAGACACAAGCACGAATAcccaaacatttgaaaatgaaaagaatatatatttgcCCCGAAAACATATTGAAGTAACAAATCATGTTGTAAAAGTGCCACTCCCAGGCTTTTTTACGGGAAGGTAAATCCCTCCAGTACTTCAGCAAGATGGTCAAGAGATgcagcattttccttccttccttccttccttccttccttcctcgtcccttcccttcccttcccttcccttcccttcccttcccttcccttcccttcccttcccttcccttcccttcccttcccttcagtTTCCAGCTGTGCACGATTCCTCTCCTTCCAGGAAAGTTTCCGTCTCTGCCCAAGTCAGAGCGGTGCCCGGTCCCCCGCCCCTGGCCCTGGCTGCGGGCAGCAGGGGGGGGGTCCTgccgcaggacagccaggcaCTGCCCGGGAAAGGGGCACAAGAccgcggggggaggcgggggggggacaTTGGAGTGCCGGGGGCAGCCTAGGCCCCCTGAGGAGGGTCTGTGCTCAGGGAGGGGGCCTGGGGGCGCGGCGGAGTGACCCCCCCGCGGCCGTCGGAGCGGGGCTCCGGGCTATGCACAGGGCGTTGGCCCCTGCCGGGCCgtcccggggaggggggctgggctggagcccctgcccggctccgcCAGCCGCAGGCGCTTtcacccccagccctcctgcagcgGCAGCCTGCGGCGCTGCGGCGCGGGGGGGAAGAGCAGAGGACGGAGACAAGCGGGGGGAATCGCGGCGTGTCGGGGCAGGGGAGCGGGGGAGccttggggagggggctgcggggTGCAGGTCCTgccgcggggctgcgggcccCTCCGCAGCCCACCCGACCGTCCCCGGCGCACCCCCTCCGTGCGAGGACTGCATCGCTGGGGCGCAAAGCCGGGGATCCCCGCAGGCCCGCATACTCCTCGGCCCGTGCTGCACCCTCCCCGCCGGCCGGAGCGAGAAAGGGCAGCCCTGGACGGGGCTGCttctgcctggggctgcccacAGCTTGCGGAGCCTGCgatggggctgggctgtggaTTACAGCCGGGAGGAGGGTAAAGTCACCCCTCCGTCCCAGGGCAGTCGTCTTCAGCCGGCATCCAGGTGCCCGGGACCCGCCGCATCCCCGGCCTCTCCTCAGAGCATCCCTGCCGCCCGGCGCCTTGGGTCCTGGGGACGGAGGGCGCGCTGCCCGAGCCAAAGGGCTCTTTGGGGGCATTTGAGCCTCACCAGCGGCCCGCAGTCGCCCCCGGCTCTGCCCCGCTTTCCTCGGGAGCCCCGGGCTACTTTTCCAGCGGTGGAGCAAGGGTTGGGGAACGATGCACAAGACACTTCGTGCTTTTCCGCAGCAAAAGGGGCCGAGCCAGCCGAATGGGGCTGAGACAGGGGTTTGGGTCCCCAGGAAAGGGACGGTAAATGGCCCGTCACCACGAATCCTCTCTGGCAGCACCTTGCCACGAGCGGTGCGAGTGAAACGCCAGGGTCCTGCCCCCCTGGCTTCGCATCCCGACCCGTGGAGACGGGGAAAGGGAAAGCGcatccacagagctgctgtttccttctccttctgaTGGGTAGTGTGGGAAAAATCTCAAGCGACTCTGAGATGCGAGGTTGTGGGTGGGGAGGGCCGCTCGGAGAGGTCTCCTCGCTTGCTCTCTGCCGGGGAGGAAACTTCGGTCTGATCACGGAAATTCACATCTCTCCGTGTCCTGGACCCTCGCCTCAGCCCCCTGAACTGATGCGGCAGGAGggccttcccttcccttcccttcccttcccttcccttcccttcccttcccttcccttcccttcccttcccttcccttcccttcccttcccttcccttcccttcccttcccttcccttcccttcccttcccttcccttcccttcccttcccttcccttcccttcccttccttcccttcccttcccttccctcccttcccttcccttcccttcccttcccttccctttcccttccttcccttccccttcccctcccctccctcccctcccctcccttcccttcccttcccttcccttcccttcccttcccttcccttcccttcccttcccttcccttcccttcccttcccttcctcccttcccctccctccctcccctccccttcccttccttcccttcccttcccttcccttcccttcccttcccttcccttcccttcccttcccttcccttcccttcccttcccttcccttcccttcccttcccttcccttcccttcccttcccttcccctccctcccttcccttcccttcccttcccttcccttcccttccttcccttccctcctccccactcaaaaaaaaaaaaaaaaaagaaaaaaaaaaaaagaaaggaacaacTTCTGGAGAAGCTACCCCCATGGGGAAAAGAGGGTGGGGAGGAATGGAGTTTGGAGTTTTGTTTGGGAGGTTTCCCTCCACAAACGCACCCggcaaattaaaaccaaaaatattcaaaaaaaggaaaaggaggcaggaaagatAAGAGTTGGAGGataaaaacaggaaagcaggaaagatCCGATGGTGGCAGAGCCTGGCAATGCTCGCCCTCTGGGATCCTCCGTGCCCGACAGGGTGGGCAGGACGTGGCgtggctgcggggccggggtgGCACAGCATGGCTTGGCTCGGCATGGACTGCTTCTCCTGGGATAGAGAGGAGCTTGGCACTCTCAGGAAATTCGTTTATTTTTTGCCACAGAAGCGAGTACTGTCTGCAtgcacatatataaaaaaacatttgtgcacacacacgcattaaaaata
This window harbors:
- the OLIG3 gene encoding oligodendrocyte transcription factor 3, with the translated sequence MNSDSSSVSSRASSPDMDEMYLRDHHHHHHHHHHQDSRLNSVSSTQNDLVQKMSGEGLSRNGSKAGGEGSKYKIKKQLSEQDLQQLRLKINGRERKRMHDLNLAMDGLREVMPYAHGPSVRKLSKIATLLLARNYILMLTSSLEEMKRLVGEIYGGHHSAFHCGTVGHSAGHPPHAAGTVHQVHPILGSALSSANTSSSLSASLPAIGTIRPPHSLLKTPSTPPALQLGSGFQHWAGLPCPCTICQMPPPPHLSALTASNMARISGETKDLLK